Proteins from a genomic interval of Micromonospora sp. NBC_00389:
- the tatA gene encoding Sec-independent protein translocase subunit TatA, with the protein MGALKPWHIAVLVVVLILLFGAKRLPDAARSLGRSLRIIKAETKSLQDDDRDLAEKADAQAGYQPLPPHAGQPQQAPYQAPPQQQPVVDPVHRVRDN; encoded by the coding sequence GCCCTCAAGCCGTGGCACATCGCGGTTCTCGTGGTTGTGCTGATCCTGCTCTTCGGTGCGAAGCGGCTCCCCGACGCTGCGCGCTCGCTGGGCCGTTCGCTGCGGATCATCAAGGCCGAGACCAAGAGCCTGCAGGATGACGACCGCGACCTCGCCGAGAAGGCCGACGCGCAGGCCGGCTACCAGCCGCTGCCGCCGCACGCCGGGCAGCCGCAGCAGGCGCCGTACCAGGCCCCGCCGCAGCAGCAGCCGGTCGTCGACCCGGTGCACCGCGTCCGCGACAACTGA